The segment CTTGGGCATCGGCCTACGCGGGCATAGTCCAGGACTACATCTTGTTCGACTACGCCCAGGGCTACTCTCAGGCGCAGAACATCAACGCCCGGATCATGGGCGGTGAAGTGGGTGCGGCTTATCAGCTGACCTCCAACTGGAAAGCCGACGCCACCCTGGCCTACGCTTGGGGCAAGAACACCAGCGATGGCAAGGCATTGCCTCAAATGCCGCCGCTGGACACCCGTCTGGGCCTGACCTACAGCGAAGCTGACTGGAGTGCAGGCGCCTTGTGGCGGGTGGTGGCACCCCAGGGCCGTATCGACCGCAATGCGGGCAACGTAGTGGGCAAGGATTTCGACAAAAGTGCAGGTTTTGGCGTGTTCTCGCTCAATGGCGCCTACCGCATCAACAAAAACCTCAAGGTCAGCGCCGGCGTCGACAACCTGCTGGATAAAAACTACAGCGAGCACCTGAACATGGCGGGCAACGCCGGTTACGGCTACCCGGCCAATGACCCGAGGGCGATCAATGAACCGGGCCGCACCTTGTGGACCAAGGTGGATGTGAGTTTCTGACGCAAGTCGCCACCCCCTGTGGGAGCGGGCTTGCTCGCGATTGCATCATCGCGGTCAGCCAGACAGACCGCGCTGCCGGCATCGCGCGCAAGCCCGCTCCCACACTAAAAAATAAACAATGCAACCTTGCGGAGCCGCTCACATGAGCCAACCAACACCGTCTTTCTACAACCTGGCCTGGCGCTGGCATTTCTATGCCGGCCTGTTTGTCGCCCCCTTCATGATCCTGCTGGCGCTGACCGGGATTATCTACCTGTTCAAGCCCCAGCTTGACTCCCTGATGTACGACCATCTGCTCAACGTCACCCCGGCCCATCACAGCCTCAGCGCCGATGAGCAGCTCAGCCGCGTGAAAGCCGCTTATCCACAAGGCCACATCAGCCAGTACCTGCCGCCGATCAATCCTGAACGCAGTGCTCAGTTCGTGCTCCACAACGACGGGCGTGAGCTCAACGTGTTTATCAACCCGTACAGCGGCGCCATACGGGGCGAGCAAGACGCCAAGCTCAACCTGCAAGCCGTGGCCCGGGCGCTGCATGGCGAGCTGATGATCGGCACCCTCGGCGACCGGCTGGTGGAGCTGGCTGCAGGCTGGGGCGTGGTGCTGGTGGTTTCCGGCCTGTACCTGTGGTGGCCAAGGGGGCAATCGGCCGCCGGGATACTGTGGCCACGCCTGAGCCGTCGCGGACGCGTGCTGTGGCGTGACTTTCACGCCGTGACCGGTTTCTGGGGCGCTGCCCTGCTGCTGTTCATGCTGATCAGCGGCATGACCTGGACCGGCTTCTGGGGCAAGCAATACGCTGACGTGTGGAACCAGTTCCCGGCAGCGATGTGGAACAACGTACCCACGTCGGATATTGAGGCCCGCAGCCTCAACACCGTCACTCGCCAAACCGTGCCCTGGGCGCTGGAAAATACGCCGATGCCGGTCTCCGGGGCCCATGCCGAACACATGGGCCACGGCGCCATGCCAAGCGGCCCGGCGGCACCGGGCATCACGTTGCAGGACGTGGTCAACACTGCCATCGAACGCAAGGTCGAACCCGGCTACAGCATCACGCTGCCAACCACCGCCACCGGCGTCTTTACCGTGGCCGTCTTCGCCGACGACCCGCGCAACGATGCCACCCTGCATGTTGATCAATACACCGGCCAGGTGCTGGCGGATGTGCGCTGGCAGCACTACGGCCCTGTCGCCCGCGCCACTGAAATGGGGGTGATGCTGCACGAGGGCAAACTCTTCGGCTCGCTGAACCAGATCGCAATCCTGGTGGTGTGCCTGATGATCCTGCTCAGCTCGGTCAGCGGTCTGGTGATCTGGTGGAAGCGCAGGCCCCAGGGTCGCCTGGGCGTACCGCCGTTGCGTCATGATTTGCCGACCTGGAAAACCGGCGTGGTCATCATGCTCGCCCTGGCAATTGTGTTCCCGCTGGTAGCCGCTTCCCTGGTTGCGGTGTGGGTGCTTGATCGTTTGCTGCTGTTGATGCGCAAAAAACGCCCACGTGAGCACCTCTCATAATGCGCATGAGGCATCCGAGAGGCGCATTCCAGAGCCATTGCTATAATGGAACGCCAGTATCACACCCGAAATAAGTGTTACTGTATAACAAAGTAATTTAAGCTCCATTACCCGCCGCCAGGAGGCAGCGGGGACACCTCTTGAAATAAGCGACTCACTGCCCCGATGAACACGTACCTTTTTTCCAGCCTCTGCCTGCTGGCGATGAACAGCGCCCAGGCCGATGACAGTGCCCCTTCCCTGATATTGCCAGCCGCGAGTATTACCGCCCCTGAAGTCGATCGTGAAAGCATCGACCTCAAGACCGCTACCAGCGCCGGTTCGCGCCTGAACCTCAACAGCCTCCAGACACCGGCCAGCGTCGAAAGCCTGACCGGTGCGCAAATCCGTGCCCGTGGTGACCGCAGTGTGCAGGACGCCGTGACCCGTACCACCGGCATCAGCAACACCGGCACACCGGGCAACGGCGGCTCGTCGTACTCGGCCCGGGGCTTTGTGGGCCAGGGTTCGGTGATGCAGTTGTATGACGGGATTCGCATGTACAGCGGCGCAGGCACCGTAACGTTCCCGGTGGACGACTGGTCGGTGGAACGCATCGACGTGCTCCGCGGCCCGGCCTCAGTGTTGTATGGCGAAGGTGCCACCGGCGCGGTGATCAACGTGATCCCGAAAAAACCCTTCAGCGGTGAAATCGAGAACCATGTCCGCCTGGGCTACGGCTCCTACGATGCCCGCCAACAGGCGCTGGACAGTGGAGGCTCGCTCACCGACACCCTGAGCTACCGGTTGAACATCAACCACACGCAGAGCAATGGCTGGATCGACCACGGCGACTCCGAAAACACCTTTATCAGTGCCGCCCTGCGCTGGCAGGCCAACGACGACCTGGCATTCACCCTGAGCCACGACTACGGCGACCAGGAGCCGCAGAACGACTTTGGTGTGCCGCTGATCAATGGCCGTTATCACAAGAGCCTGCGCGACAAGAACTACAACGTGCGCGATGCCAAGCTGCATTACAACGACCAGTGGACGCGCCTGAACACCGAATGGCAGATCAGCGACGACCTCAGCGCCAGCAACGAGCTTTATTACCTCAAGGCCCAGCGCCGCTGGCAGAACGCCGAGCGCCATGCCTGGAATGAAGACCGCCAGACCTTGCTGCGCAGCGGTTACTTCAGCATCAAACATGAGCAGGAACAGGTCGGCGACCGCCAGACCTTTACCCTCAACCACGACCTGTTCGGCCTCAAAAGCAGAACCCTGGTGGGGGCGGACTACAACCGTATCCACTTCAACCTGCACAGCAACTCGCCGTACACCGATGTGAACAACGGCCAGCCGATCGACCTGTACCACCCGGATCGTGGCCAGTTCGAAAGCCGCTCGCCGTACCTCGACCAGTTCAAGACCACCACGCAGCAGGTCTCGCTGTTTGCCGAAAACCGCACCGAACTGACGGATCAGTTGTCGTTGGTGACGGGAGTGAGGCGCGACATCGTGCACCTGGACAACAATGATCTGGTCAAAGACACACGCAGCGACCGCAGCCTGTCGGCCAACAGCTGGAAAGTCGGACTGGTGTATGAGTTGACGCCGGACATGTCGATCTATGCACAGCAGGCCACCAGCGTTGATGGGGTGGCCGGGCTGATCAGCCTGTACCCGGACGAGCAGGTCTTCGACCTGGCCCGCGCCCGCCAGACCGAAATCGGCTTCAAGCAGATGTTCTGGGACCAGCGCGGCGAATGGACTGTGGCGGCGTATCACATCGTCAAGAAAGACCTGATCACGTCCGACCCGAACAATCCGGGCAAATCACAGCAAGTCGGCGAGCAGTCCTCCAGCGGCCTGGAAGCCAGCCTCGACCTGCAACTGCCGCAGCGCTGGCAGTTGCAGGCCAATGCCTCGGTGGCGCGGGCGCAATACGACACATTCGATGACGAAGGGGTATCGCGCAAGGGCAATCGCCCCACCGACGTACCCCGTCGCACTGCCAACCTGTGGTTGAGCAAGGCCGTTACCGATGACGTGAACGCAGGGGCTGGCGTGCGCTATGTCGACTCGCGTTATGCCGACATGGCCAACAACGTCGAGCTGCCGAGCTACACCGTGGTAGACGCCACCGTCAGCTGGAAAGCGTTGCCGGGAACCACCCTGGGGCTGCGCCTGAACAATTTGTTCAACCGCCAGTACGCCGTAACCCAATACAATAACGGCCAGCAATGGATCATGGGCGAGCCGCGCTCGCTCTTCGTGACCGCAGACTACGCCTTCTGACCGAATCTGTAGTCGCTGACGAGGTACGAGGCTGCGATCGAGTGCGAAGCAGTCGCAAACCAGGCGCCTCGGGGTATCAGTTGCATTGAGACCTCAGGTTTTACGAGCGCTTCGCACTCGATCGCAGCCTCGTACCTCGTCAGCGACTACAGGGATCTTTCTCAATATTGGCCAACCCGGATTTTTATGACCCGCCTCACCCTCACCCAACTCGCCTGGACCCCTTTGGGCCACGGCCATTGTCATCACCAGTTCAAGCTGCGTGATGCCAACCTGCACGTCGCGGCAGGTGAGTTCGTGGGGTTGATCGGCCCGAACGGCAGCGGCAAGACCAGCCTGTTGCGCTGCGCTTATCGCTTCAGCAAACCCGAGTCGGGCGAGGTCCATCTGGGCCCGCACAACCTCTGGCAGCAATCGCCCCGCTGGTGCGCCCGGCGCATTGCGGTGGTGTTGCAGGAATTTCCCGATGCCTTTGGCCTGACCGTCGATGAAGTCGTCGCCATGGGCCGTACCCCGCACAAGGGCCTGTTCGACGGCGACACCGAAGCCGACCGTGAACTGGCCAAAAACGCTCTCCAGTCAGTCGGCCTCAACGGCTTTGAAGACCACGCCTTCGCCACCCTCTCGGGGGGTGAAAAACAGCGTGTGATCCTCGCCCGGGCCCTGACCCAGCAACCCGAACTGTTGATCCTCGACGAGCCGACCAATCACCTCGACCCGCGCTATCAGCTGGAGCTGCTGCAACTGGTCAAGCGCCTGAAGATCGGCACCATGGCCAGCATTCATGACCTCAACCTGGCCGCCGCGTTTTGCGACCGGCTGTACGTGATCAACCACGGCAAGATCATCGCCAGCGGCACCCCGCGCGAAGTGCTGACCGTCGAACTGTTGCGCGATGTCTTTGGCGTAGCGGCATTGATCGACGACCACCCGCTGTCCGGCTACCCGCGCATTACCTGGATAACCCAACCATGAAGCTGATCCGCCTC is part of the Pseudomonas sp. ML2-2023-3 genome and harbors:
- a CDS encoding PepSY domain-containing protein, which translates into the protein MSQPTPSFYNLAWRWHFYAGLFVAPFMILLALTGIIYLFKPQLDSLMYDHLLNVTPAHHSLSADEQLSRVKAAYPQGHISQYLPPINPERSAQFVLHNDGRELNVFINPYSGAIRGEQDAKLNLQAVARALHGELMIGTLGDRLVELAAGWGVVLVVSGLYLWWPRGQSAAGILWPRLSRRGRVLWRDFHAVTGFWGAALLLFMLISGMTWTGFWGKQYADVWNQFPAAMWNNVPTSDIEARSLNTVTRQTVPWALENTPMPVSGAHAEHMGHGAMPSGPAAPGITLQDVVNTAIERKVEPGYSITLPTTATGVFTVAVFADDPRNDATLHVDQYTGQVLADVRWQHYGPVARATEMGVMLHEGKLFGSLNQIAILVVCLMILLSSVSGLVIWWKRRPQGRLGVPPLRHDLPTWKTGVVIMLALAIVFPLVAASLVAVWVLDRLLLLMRKKRPREHLS
- a CDS encoding TonB-dependent receptor, with amino-acid sequence MNTYLFSSLCLLAMNSAQADDSAPSLILPAASITAPEVDRESIDLKTATSAGSRLNLNSLQTPASVESLTGAQIRARGDRSVQDAVTRTTGISNTGTPGNGGSSYSARGFVGQGSVMQLYDGIRMYSGAGTVTFPVDDWSVERIDVLRGPASVLYGEGATGAVINVIPKKPFSGEIENHVRLGYGSYDARQQALDSGGSLTDTLSYRLNINHTQSNGWIDHGDSENTFISAALRWQANDDLAFTLSHDYGDQEPQNDFGVPLINGRYHKSLRDKNYNVRDAKLHYNDQWTRLNTEWQISDDLSASNELYYLKAQRRWQNAERHAWNEDRQTLLRSGYFSIKHEQEQVGDRQTFTLNHDLFGLKSRTLVGADYNRIHFNLHSNSPYTDVNNGQPIDLYHPDRGQFESRSPYLDQFKTTTQQVSLFAENRTELTDQLSLVTGVRRDIVHLDNNDLVKDTRSDRSLSANSWKVGLVYELTPDMSIYAQQATSVDGVAGLISLYPDEQVFDLARARQTEIGFKQMFWDQRGEWTVAAYHIVKKDLITSDPNNPGKSQQVGEQSSSGLEASLDLQLPQRWQLQANASVARAQYDTFDDEGVSRKGNRPTDVPRRTANLWLSKAVTDDVNAGAGVRYVDSRYADMANNVELPSYTVVDATVSWKALPGTTLGLRLNNLFNRQYAVTQYNNGQQWIMGEPRSLFVTADYAF
- a CDS encoding ABC transporter ATP-binding protein, with product MTRLTLTQLAWTPLGHGHCHHQFKLRDANLHVAAGEFVGLIGPNGSGKTSLLRCAYRFSKPESGEVHLGPHNLWQQSPRWCARRIAVVLQEFPDAFGLTVDEVVAMGRTPHKGLFDGDTEADRELAKNALQSVGLNGFEDHAFATLSGGEKQRVILARALTQQPELLILDEPTNHLDPRYQLELLQLVKRLKIGTMASIHDLNLAAAFCDRLYVINHGKIIASGTPREVLTVELLRDVFGVAALIDDHPLSGYPRITWITQP